In the Saccharococcus thermophilus genome, CTCTAAACGAATCGGAATGTTTTGCAAGTTCGGTTCCGTGGAACTTAACCGCCCTGTTTGCGTCAGCGCCTGATTAAAAATGGTGTGCACTTTGTGGGTGTCGCGATGCACCACTTTTAGCAATCCTTCAATATAGGTGGACTGCAGCTTTCCTAACTGGCGGTAATGCAAAATTTTCTCGACAATTTCGTGCTGCGGCGCCAGTTTCTCTAATACATCCGCCGATGTGGAATATCCTGTTTTCGTTTTTTTCAATACAGGTAGCTGCAGCTTTTCAAATAAAATAACTCCCAATTGTTTTGGCGAATTAATGTTAAACTCTTGTCCCGCCAGTTCATAAATTTCCTGCTCCACTGCATGGAGCTGTTCTGTCAATTCTTCGCCCATTTCTTTTAAGCGCTCGACATCGACTTTTACGCCGGTAAATTCCATCTCAGCGAGAATCGAAGACAGCGGCAATTCCAAATCGGTAAATAAAGCATATTGTTCATTTTCTTGCAAATCTTGTATAAACTCTTTCTCTAAAGCGCGGATTGCCGCCGCTTTGCGAACAAGATGCTCGGCCAGCACGTTTTCGTCTGGTACGGTTTGTTTAGCGCCCTTGCCGTATACCGTCTCATCGGATTGCACAGCCATATATTGCTTCGTTTTTGCCACCGAAGCGACATCTTCTGTCGATTGTGATGGATTTAATAAATACGAGGCGATTAATAAATCAAACTCAATTCCACGCAGCTCGATACCTTTCCATTTTAGCGCAACGATCGCCCGCTTCCCGTCAAAAACGCTTTTTTTCTTTGTTTCATCTTCGAGCCAAGCGGTAAATAACGGCGACGACAAGGCGGTATCGGTGCGAATAAAGAAATGACCGTGCTCATTCGCTAGCGCAAACCCTAAAATCGGCGCCTTATGGTAATTGGATTCCAAAACCTCGACAACGAGCGACGACCGATCGGCAAGTATCGACTCGCTCACTTCCTCAACGATCGTATAATCGATGTTTGGCAGTACAGCTTCCTCTTTTTTCGTTTGCGGAGCTACCTTGTTAAGGAGAGAATTAAACCCAAGCTCTTTAAATAAGGCGACAACCTTATCGGCATCTTGTCCGTGGTATTCGATATCTTCCAATGAAAGCTCGACCGGCGCGTCGCGGGAAATGGTCGCCAGCTGCTTGCTCATCAGCGCCAAATCGCGGTATTTCTCTAAATTTTCCTTTAGTTTGTTGCCATTTATTTGCTCAGTGGAAGCCAATATGTTTTCCACCGAACCGAATTGTTTTAACAGCTTTACCGCCGTTTTCTCGCCAATGCCAGGCACTCCTGGAATATTATCGGATTTGTCGCCCATTAATCCTTTTAAATCAATAATTTGTTCCGGTGTCAGTCCATATTTCTCCTGCACTGTTTTCGGCGTATATGATTCGACATCGGTAATGCCTTTTTTCGTAATGTCTACCGTCACATGATCAGAGACAAGCTGTGTCAAATCGCGGTCGCCAGAGATCACTTTGACCTCAAATCCTTCTTTTTCGGCCTTTGCCGACAGCGTGCCGATAATATCGTCCGCTTCATAATTTTCTAGTTCATAGGAGCGGATTTGGTATGCCTGAAGCAGCTCTCTAAGCAGCGGAAATTGCTCCGATAATTCCGGAGGCGTTTGCTGCCGCCCTCCTTTATATTCGGTAAACGTTTTGTGGCGGAACGTCGTTTTCCCGGCATCAAAGGCAACAAGCATATGCGTCGGTTTTTCTTCTTCCAAAATTTTCATCAGCATCATCGTAAAGCCATATACGGCATTCGTATGAATCCCTTTATCGTTATGTAAAAGCGGCAGCGCAAAAAAAGCGCGATAGGCAACGCTGTTTCCATCAATCAATACTAGTTTCTTTTTCAACGTATTCCCTCCTCTAGCACTCTTGTTCCTATTGTACCATGATTGCCTCTATAAATAAAAAAACGAGAACGTTTTTTCGTTCTCGTTTACTTTTGGAATCGCTTTGGAAAATGCACCGTAAAGGTCGTACCATGCCCGACTTTGCTTTTGACCGTAATGTAGCCGTGGTGCGCTTCCACTAAATGTTTGACAATCGCCAGTCCTAAACCCGTTCCGCCCGAGTTGCGGCTGCGCGCTTTATCGACCCGGTAAAAGCGTTCGAAGATACGCGGGATCTCTTTTTCCTCAATGCCAATGCCTGTATCTTTGACGTGAAGAAGAATTTCCTCCGCTTGTTCCTCAATGACGGCCTCCACTTTTCCACCTTTTGGCGTATACGTCAACGCGTTTGTAATCAAATTAATGAAAATTTGTTTCAGTCGGTTGACATCACCTTTTATATATGCCGCAGCAGGAACTTGCCAATAAAAATCGATTTCTTTTTCTTCCGCTTTGCTTTGAAAGATCGTGGCCGTTTCTTTTAACACCGCTGCTAAATCGACCGTTTCCATCTGAAGCTGAAACCCGTGCTGCTCAATTTTCGATAAATCAAGCAACTCTTGCACTAATGTTTGCAGACGTTCGCTTTCTTTTAAAATAATCGACAAAAAATGCTGCAGCGCCTGCTCATCTTTCATCGCCCCGTCAAGAAGCGTTTCGGTAAATCCCTTAATTGAGGTAATCGGCGTTTTTAACTCATGAGAAACGTTAGCGACAAAATCTTTCCGGACTTGCTCCAGCCTTTTTAGCTCGGTAATATCATGGAAAACGAGCACAATGCCTTGCCATTCGTCATTCGTACCAATAATCGGGGCGCCGTACACTTCAAAATGCTTTCGCTCGATGCCAATCGTCAGTAGCAACTGTTTGCGAATTTTTGTCTCTTTAATAAAAATTTCATTCACAAGCTGGACGATTTCTTTATGAGCAAATGCTTCCGTATACGGCCGGTACAAATAATTGGATGATTGAATATGAAAGCATTCCTTAAAGGCGCGGTTGATTAAATTAATGTAGCCGCGGCTGTCAATCAAAATAAGCCCGCTTCCGACGTTTTCAATCAGTGTATGAAGGCGATCGGTTTGCATTTCCCGAGATTTGCTGATTTCCTGCAAATTGCGGGCAAGCCGGTTAATGGATTGAACGAGCATCCCTGCTTCATTGTATTCCCCGTTTGGCACTCTTGCTTCATAATTTCCTTTTGCCAGCTCAACAGCTACTTCTGTTGCCGCTTCGATCGGCCTCATATATTGATTGGCAATTTTCAATCCGAGCAAAATAATGACAATGAGCGCGGTGCCTAGACTGCTGATTAACACTCCCCAAATTTGCTGATTCACCTTTTTCAACGAATTGGTCGGAGAGCTTAAAATGACATATCCTGCGTTTGTTCCTTCTTTTGTGTAAGGAACAATATAATAATACACATCATTCGTTTTTTCGACGATTGAAAACTGATGAAATCGTTTTTTGTGCAAAATGCCGTGAATAATCTGTTCATGAACTTGATCGCTAATATCGGCAACATGCCCGGTGTCAAACAGCACTTTTTCATTGCGGTTTAATATCGTGATGCGCGAGGACAGCTCTGCGCTCATTTCTTGTAAATCGGGGCGAATTTGCGCCAAT is a window encoding:
- the polA gene encoding DNA polymerase I, with translation MKKKLVLIDGNSVAYRAFFALPLLHNDKGIHTNAVYGFTMMLMKILEEEKPTHMLVAFDAGKTTFRHKTFTEYKGGRQQTPPELSEQFPLLRELLQAYQIRSYELENYEADDIIGTLSAKAEKEGFEVKVISGDRDLTQLVSDHVTVDITKKGITDVESYTPKTVQEKYGLTPEQIIDLKGLMGDKSDNIPGVPGIGEKTAVKLLKQFGSVENILASTEQINGNKLKENLEKYRDLALMSKQLATISRDAPVELSLEDIEYHGQDADKVVALFKELGFNSLLNKVAPQTKKEEAVLPNIDYTIVEEVSESILADRSSLVVEVLESNYHKAPILGFALANEHGHFFIRTDTALSSPLFTAWLEDETKKKSVFDGKRAIVALKWKGIELRGIEFDLLIASYLLNPSQSTEDVASVAKTKQYMAVQSDETVYGKGAKQTVPDENVLAEHLVRKAAAIRALEKEFIQDLQENEQYALFTDLELPLSSILAEMEFTGVKVDVERLKEMGEELTEQLHAVEQEIYELAGQEFNINSPKQLGVILFEKLQLPVLKKTKTGYSTSADVLEKLAPQHEIVEKILHYRQLGKLQSTYIEGLLKVVHRDTHKVHTIFNQALTQTGRLSSTEPNLQNIPIRLEEGRKIRQAFVPSKPDWVIFSADYSQIELRVLAHIANDENLIDAFRHDLDIHTKTAMDIFHVTADEVTPNMRRQAKAVNFGIVYGISDYGLSQNLNIPRKEAAEFIRRYFEIFPGVKQYMENIVQEAKQKGYVTTLLHRRRYLPDITSRNFNLRSFAERTAMNTPIQGSAADIIKKAMIDLADRLKQEKLQARMLLQVHDELILEAPKEEVERLQQIVPEVMENAIQLKVPLKVDYHYGPTWYDAK
- the pnpS gene encoding two-component system histidine kinase PnpS, with protein sequence MTSFRTRLLFWMVTLIVTVLICLGFLLGQLFKDFYVETMNERLEKEAKAVAILLKNESLAQIRPDLQEMSAELSSRITILNRNEKVLFDTGHVADISDQVHEQIIHGILHKKRFHQFSIVEKTNDVYYYIVPYTKEGTNAGYVILSSPTNSLKKVNQQIWGVLISSLGTALIVIILLGLKIANQYMRPIEAATEVAVELAKGNYEARVPNGEYNEAGMLVQSINRLARNLQEISKSREMQTDRLHTLIENVGSGLILIDSRGYINLINRAFKECFHIQSSNYLYRPYTEAFAHKEIVQLVNEIFIKETKIRKQLLLTIGIERKHFEVYGAPIIGTNDEWQGIVLVFHDITELKRLEQVRKDFVANVSHELKTPITSIKGFTETLLDGAMKDEQALQHFLSIILKESERLQTLVQELLDLSKIEQHGFQLQMETVDLAAVLKETATIFQSKAEEKEIDFYWQVPAAAYIKGDVNRLKQIFINLITNALTYTPKGGKVEAVIEEQAEEILLHVKDTGIGIEEKEIPRIFERFYRVDKARSRNSGGTGLGLAIVKHLVEAHHGYITVKSKVGHGTTFTVHFPKRFQK